One segment of Primulina tabacum isolate GXHZ01 chromosome 14, ASM2559414v2, whole genome shotgun sequence DNA contains the following:
- the LOC142524094 gene encoding heparanase-like protein 2 gives MELKGVIVCCLLSLLLCVSSEEKVELTVKGVNSIAETDDNFICATLDWWPETKCNYNQCPWGKVGILSLDLNNKILANAIKAFSPLRIRIGGSLQDQVLYKIGTFAQKCPHFRRSDYGLFGFSIGCLQLDRWDLMNKLFGETRAKITFGLNALIGRKKTNGSLYSGGWNWRNAYSFMKYSAYKGYEIDSYELGNELCGSGIGGRIEAEQYGKDMIALKKLIKNLYPNPTKEPKVLGPGGFYEKQWFETFLKASGPNVVDGLTHHIYNLGAGNDPSLIDKIRDPNFLDGISQMYSDISTSISSFGPWASAWVGEAGGAYNSGGKDVSHTFVNGFWYLDQLGMASRFNHKVFCRQTLIGGNYGLLNTTSFIPNPDYYGALLWSRLMGKKVLAASHNGSPFLRAYSHCSKKTTGISVLLINMSNSTTFDVSITNDVNLYAGQYNQREEYHLAPKDGNILSDVLLLNGTPLKLTESFDIPVLNPKIADAKFPVTLAPNSIVFVTVKGFKAPACA, from the exons ATGGAATTAAAGGGTGTTATTGTTTGCTGTCTTTTATCATTATTGTTGTGTGTTTCAAGTGAGGAAAAAGTGGAGTTAACAGTGAAGGGAGTAAACTCCATAGCCGAGACAGATGATAACTTCATATGTGCAACACTGGATTGGTGGCCGGAAACTAAATGTAACTATAACCAATGCCCATGGGGAAAAGTGGGCATTCTCAGTTTG gATTTGAATAACAAGATTCTGGCAAATGCCATCAAAG CATTCAGCCCTCTTCGGATCAGAATTGGAGGTTCACTGCAAGATCAGGTTCTGTACAAAATCGGAACTTTCGCCCAAAAATGCCCGCATTTCAGAAGAAGTGACTATGGATTGTTTGGATTTTCAATAGGTTGTCTTCAATTGGATAGATGGGATCTCATGAACAAATTATTCGGCGAGACCAG GGCTAAGATTACATTTGGCTTGAATGCCCTCATTGGAAGGAAGAAGACCAATGGTTCTCTTTACAGCGGTGGCTGGAATTGGAGAAACGCCTACTCTTTCATGAAGTACTCTGCCTATAAAGGATACGAGATTGATTCATATGAACTTG gaaatGAGCTATGTGGAAGTGGGATAGGCGGACGAATAGAAGCAGAACAATATGGCAAAGATATGATTGCACTAAAAAAACTAATCAAGAATTTGTACCCGAATCCAACTAAAGAACCTAAAGTTTTAGGCCCTGGTGGATTTTACGAGAAGCAATGGTTTGAAACATTCCTGAAGGCTTCGGGACCGAATGTAGTTGATGGTTTAACACACCATATCTACAATCTCGGGGCAG GTAATGATCCAAGTCTTATCGACAAGATTCGAGATCCCAATTTTCTTGATGGAATCTCTCAAATGTATAGCGATATTTCAACCAGCATCAGTTCATTTGGACCGTGGGCAAGTGCATGGGTTGGAGAAGCTGGTGGGGCTTATAACAGTGGTGGCAAGGATGTTTCACATACATTTGTTAATGGATTTTG GTATTTGGATCAACTGGGAATGGCATCAAGATTCAACCACAAGGTTTTCTGCAGACAAACCTTAATTGGAGGAAACTATGGCCTACTGAACACGACTTCATTCATCCCTAATCCGGATTATTATGG TGCGCTTTTATGGAGTCGTTTGATGGGAAAGAAAGTGCTCGCTGCTTCTCACAATGGCTCCCCATTCTTGCGTGCCTACTCTCATTGCTCCAAGAAAACA ACAGGAATATCTGTGCTTTTGATCAACATGTCGAATTCAACGACATTCGATGTTTCGATAACCAATGACGTGAACTTGTATGCtggacaatacaatcaaagggAAGAGTACCATTTGGCTCCAAAAGATGGAAATATTCTAAGTGATGTGTTGTTGCTAAATGGAACTCCACTGAAGCTCACAGAATCATTTGATATTCCTGTATTGAATCCAAAGATTGCCGACGCTAAATTTCCTGTTACATTAGCACCCAATTCGATTGTTTTTGTCACTGTTAAAGGATTCAAAGCACCAGCTTGTGCTTAA
- the LOC142524095 gene encoding uncharacterized protein LOC142524095, which yields MVIHFRFLCTVWHLVIVITMLLNGIVHSKTLKRDVKALNEIKASLGWRVVYAWVGDDPCGDGDLPPWSGVTCSIVSGSDYRVVTELEVYAVSLVGPFPIAVTNLVDLTRLDLHNNKLNGPIPSQIGRLKHLKILNLRWNKFQDAIPSEIGELQQLTHLYLSFNNFKGEIPKELANLPELRYLLLHENRLIGRIPPELGTLPKLRHLDVGNNHLIGTIRELIRIEGCFPALRNLYLYNNYLTGGIPSQLANLTNLEILYLSHNKMSGVIPFGPAHIPRLTYLYLDHNQFSGRIPDAFYKHPFLKEMYIEGNSFRPGVKPIGDHKVLELSDSEFLF from the exons ATGGTGATTCATTTCCGTTTTCTCTGTACAGTGTGGCATCTAGTTATCGTGATAACTATGCTCCTGAACGGAATCGTTCACAGCAAAACCCTCAAACGAGATG TGAAGGCGTTGAACGAAATAAAAGCATCACTTGGATGGAGGGTAGTTTACGCTTGGGTCGGTGATGACCCTTGTGGAGATGGCGATTTGCCTCCATGGTCTGGTGTCACATGTTCCATTGTTAGTGGGAGTGACTATAGAGTTGTTACTGAATT AGAAGTTTATGCTGTTTCCCTGGTTGGTCCATTTCCAATTGCAGTTACGAATCTCGTGGATCTTACGAGGCT GGATCTACATAATAACAAACTGAATGGGCCAATTCCATCACAAATCGGGCGTTTGAAGCATCTCAAAATTCT GAATTTGAGGTGGAATAAATTTCAAGATGCTATTCCTTCTGAAATTGGTGAACTACAGCAGCTAACACATCT CTATTTGAGTTTTAATAATTTCAAAGGTGAAATACCTAAGGAACTTGCAAATCTTCCCGAGCTCCGTTATCTTCTACTACATGAGAATCGTTTGATTGGGAGAATTCCACCTGAATTGGGAACTTTGCCGAAACTACGCCACCT GGATGTTGGTAACAACCATTTGATTGGGACTATAAGAGAACTTATTCGCATAGAAGGATGCTTCCCAGCACTTCGTAATCT TTATCTTTATAACAATTACCTTACTGGGGGCATTCCATCACAGCTTGCAAATTTGACGAACTTGGAGATTCT TTATCTATCACATAACAAAATGTCTGGTGTTATTCCATTTGGGCCAGCTCATATTCCTCGTTTGACTTACTT GTACTTGGATCACAATCAATTTTCTGGGAGGATTCCTGATGCCTTCTACAAGCACCCATTTTTAAAGGAGAT GTATATTGAAGGAAATTCATTCCGACCTGGTGTGAAACCTATTGGCGACCACAAAGTCCTGGAACTTTCTGATTCAGAGTTCCTATTCTAG